The following are from one region of the Planctomonas sp. JC2975 genome:
- a CDS encoding glycoside hydrolase family 3 N-terminal domain-containing protein yields MTNETLRDVRFPYQDAALTVDQRVNDLLARMDAADKAGMLFHTMVSFGDPAVGNPTFGLPSALAMVRNRRMNHFNLLGAAPGGREFAAWHNAVQRVALDSPLGIPITFSTDPRHAFSDNPLTSMMSGPFSQWPETLGFAAIGSPERLERFAEVARQEYLAVGLRVALHPQIDLATEPRWSRIAGTFGEDADLTSRLVVGYIRGFQGEALGSESVATMVKHFPGGGPQKDGEDPHFAWGREQVYPGDAREYHLKPFIAAIGAGATQMMPYYGMPVGTDWEEVGFGFNKGVLTDLLRDELGFDGIVCTDWGLLTDVKIFGADMPARAWGVEQLSRPERMLKALDAGIDQFGGELCTDVLLDLVAEGRVSEDRLDVSVRRLLREKFVLGLFDEPFVDEDRAEAVVGRSDFVTEGLDAQSDSLTLLTNTDSMLPLGRDLKVYAEGVDAAVLAGYATLVETPDDADVAILRVKAPFEPSGKGGFSDLFHSGSLEFAPEEHDRLMAIANSVPTVIDVYLDRPAVLGGLEESARAVLADYGASDEAVLRVLFGRRSPLGSLPFDLPRSMDAVLASRSDVPFDTENPTFRFGHGLRY; encoded by the coding sequence ATGACCAACGAAACCCTGCGCGATGTGCGCTTCCCCTACCAGGACGCCGCGCTCACCGTCGACCAGCGGGTGAACGACCTTCTGGCGCGCATGGATGCCGCCGACAAGGCGGGCATGCTGTTCCACACCATGGTGTCGTTCGGCGATCCGGCCGTCGGCAACCCGACGTTCGGGCTCCCGTCGGCACTGGCCATGGTGCGCAACCGGCGCATGAACCACTTCAATCTGCTCGGCGCGGCGCCTGGGGGACGAGAGTTCGCCGCGTGGCACAACGCGGTGCAGCGGGTCGCGCTCGACTCGCCGCTCGGCATCCCGATCACCTTCTCGACCGATCCGCGTCACGCGTTCAGTGACAACCCCCTGACGTCGATGATGTCCGGCCCCTTCTCGCAGTGGCCGGAGACCCTGGGATTCGCGGCGATCGGCTCGCCCGAGCGTCTCGAGCGTTTCGCGGAGGTCGCGCGGCAGGAGTATCTGGCCGTCGGGCTGCGGGTGGCGCTGCATCCGCAGATCGACCTCGCCACGGAGCCGCGCTGGTCGCGCATCGCCGGCACGTTTGGCGAGGACGCCGACCTCACGTCGAGGCTCGTCGTGGGCTACATCCGCGGTTTCCAGGGCGAAGCGCTCGGCTCGGAGTCGGTCGCGACGATGGTCAAGCACTTCCCCGGCGGGGGACCTCAGAAGGACGGCGAGGACCCGCACTTCGCCTGGGGACGCGAGCAGGTCTACCCCGGCGACGCCAGGGAGTATCACCTGAAGCCGTTCATCGCGGCGATCGGAGCCGGTGCGACGCAGATGATGCCGTACTACGGCATGCCGGTCGGCACGGACTGGGAGGAGGTCGGGTTCGGCTTCAACAAGGGCGTCCTCACCGACCTGCTCCGCGACGAGCTCGGCTTCGACGGCATCGTCTGCACCGACTGGGGTCTGCTCACCGACGTGAAGATCTTCGGAGCGGACATGCCTGCGAGGGCTTGGGGTGTGGAGCAGCTCAGCCGTCCGGAGCGCATGCTCAAGGCGCTGGATGCCGGCATCGACCAGTTCGGCGGCGAGCTCTGCACCGACGTGCTCCTCGATCTCGTCGCCGAGGGTCGCGTGTCGGAGGACCGCCTTGATGTGTCTGTGCGCCGACTGCTTCGCGAGAAGTTCGTGCTCGGCCTGTTCGACGAGCCGTTCGTCGACGAGGACCGTGCGGAGGCCGTCGTCGGTCGCTCCGACTTCGTCACCGAGGGGCTGGATGCGCAGAGCGACTCGCTCACGCTCCTCACGAACACCGACTCCATGCTGCCGCTCGGCCGCGACCTCAAGGTGTACGCCGAGGGCGTCGATGCTGCGGTGCTCGCGGGCTATGCGACTCTCGTCGAGACGCCGGACGACGCGGATGTCGCCATCCTGCGCGTCAAGGCTCCCTTCGAGCCGAGCGGCAAGGGCGGCTTCTCCGATCTGTTCCACTCGGGGTCGCTGGAGTTCGCGCCGGAGGAGCACGACCGTCTCATGGCCATCGCGAACTCCGTGCCGACCGTGATCGACGTCTACCTCGACCGTCCGGCCGTTCTCGGCGGCCTCGAGGAGTCGGCCCGCGCGGTCCTCGCCGACTACGGCGCGAGCGACGAGGCGGTGCTCCGTGTGTTGTTCGGCCGGCGCTCGCCGCTGGGCTCTCTGCCGTTCGATCTGCCCAGGTCGATGGATGCGGTGCTCGCCAGCCGTTCCGACGTGCCATTCGACACCGAGAACCCGACGTTCCGCTTCGGGCACGGCTTGCGGTACTGA